In Bacillus sp. DX3.1, the following proteins share a genomic window:
- a CDS encoding ankyrin repeat domain-containing protein produces the protein MVRKTLSFIGAVVVRKSKMLLFMLLGLFVVMAACEEQEEAKPKTKPVQVKHEKKKEEKKGENLMDKQLLLSATLGDTETVLKLLKDGANINVIGEQGETPIMAATYHNHMETVKALIEADADIQLQDKNKDNPFLYASAEGYLEIVKLTIEAGTNTKETNRYGTALIPAAERGHVEVVRELLTRTDIDVNYINDLGWTALLEAIVLGNGSENHKQIIQLLIENGADVNMPDREGVTPLQHAEKRGFKEMATMLRTAGANEITKQPTA, from the coding sequence ATGGTTAGAAAAACATTATCTTTCATAGGAGCTGTAGTTGTGAGAAAAAGTAAAATGTTATTGTTTATGTTACTAGGACTTTTTGTTGTGATGGCAGCGTGCGAAGAGCAAGAGGAAGCTAAACCAAAAACAAAACCAGTTCAAGTAAAGCACGAAAAGAAGAAAGAAGAGAAAAAGGGCGAAAATTTGATGGATAAGCAATTACTGCTTTCTGCAACCCTTGGTGATACAGAAACAGTTTTGAAATTGCTTAAAGACGGGGCAAACATAAATGTAATAGGGGAACAAGGAGAAACGCCAATAATGGCAGCAACGTATCATAATCATATGGAGACAGTAAAAGCACTGATTGAAGCTGATGCAGATATTCAATTACAGGATAAAAATAAAGATAATCCGTTTCTTTATGCGAGTGCAGAAGGCTATTTAGAAATTGTTAAACTAACAATTGAAGCGGGGACGAATACAAAAGAAACAAATCGCTATGGTACAGCACTCATTCCAGCAGCTGAGAGAGGTCATGTCGAAGTTGTAAGAGAATTATTAACTCGTACAGATATCGATGTGAATTATATAAATGATCTTGGTTGGACAGCTTTACTAGAAGCAATTGTCCTTGGGAATGGCAGCGAGAATCATAAGCAAATTATTCAATTACTTATTGAAAACGGGGCGGATGTAAACATGCCAGATCGTGAAGGTGTTACGCCACTTCAGCATGCAGAAAAAAGAGGATTTAAAGAAATGGCAACGATGCTAAGGACAGCAGGAGCGAATGAAATAACAAAACAGCCTACAGCGTAA
- a CDS encoding citrate:proton symporter yields MLATLGFIMVFVFMFLIMTKRMSALVALILIPIVFALIGGFYADLGPMMLEGIKNLAPTGIMLMFAILYFGIMIDSGLFDPIIAKILNAVKGDPLKIVVGTAILTIIVSLDGDGTTTYMITISAMYPLYKRLGMNPLILAGVVMLGAGITNITPWGGPTARVMSSLGLDASQVFTPLIPAMIGGAIWVIFVAYFLGKKERKRLGIVDIQYTQKEKAIMAEQAATVEEYSYKRPKLLWINFLLTLTLLVCLIMEVMPLPVLFTVAFAIAVMINYPSIEEQKERIASHAGNVLAVVSLVFAAGVFTGILSGTKMVDAMANGLVALIPDALGPQLPIITAIISMPFTFFMSNDAFYFGVLPILTKAAATYGISAAEMGRASLLGQPVHLLSPLVASTYLLVGMAKVDFGEHQRFTLLWAVGTTMVMLVVAIITGVIPISF; encoded by the coding sequence ATGTTAGCTACACTGGGGTTTATAATGGTATTTGTGTTTATGTTTTTAATTATGACGAAACGCATGTCAGCATTAGTTGCTTTAATATTGATTCCAATTGTATTTGCGTTAATTGGGGGTTTTTACGCTGATTTAGGACCGATGATGCTAGAAGGAATTAAAAATTTAGCACCAACTGGTATTATGCTTATGTTCGCAATTTTATATTTCGGCATTATGATTGATAGCGGTTTATTTGACCCGATTATTGCAAAAATCTTAAATGCTGTAAAAGGCGATCCGCTAAAAATTGTCGTTGGTACTGCAATTCTTACTATTATTGTTTCTTTAGATGGTGACGGTACGACAACTTATATGATTACAATATCTGCGATGTACCCACTCTATAAGCGCCTTGGAATGAATCCACTTATTTTAGCTGGAGTCGTTATGTTAGGGGCAGGAATTACCAATATTACACCATGGGGCGGACCAACCGCTAGAGTAATGAGTTCACTTGGTCTTGATGCCTCACAAGTATTTACACCACTTATTCCCGCGATGATTGGCGGAGCAATATGGGTAATTTTTGTTGCTTACTTCCTTGGAAAAAAAGAGAGAAAACGCTTAGGAATTGTTGATATACAATATACACAAAAAGAAAAAGCAATTATGGCAGAACAAGCAGCAACGGTGGAAGAATACAGCTACAAGCGTCCAAAGTTATTATGGATCAACTTTTTATTAACATTGACACTGCTCGTTTGTCTCATTATGGAGGTTATGCCTCTTCCAGTTTTATTTACAGTTGCTTTTGCAATTGCGGTTATGATTAATTACCCTAGCATAGAAGAACAAAAAGAACGGATTGCTTCTCATGCAGGAAACGTTCTTGCAGTCGTTTCTCTAGTATTTGCAGCTGGTGTTTTCACAGGAATTTTATCGGGAACAAAAATGGTCGATGCAATGGCTAATGGCTTAGTCGCCCTTATTCCAGATGCACTTGGACCACAATTACCAATTATTACTGCTATTATAAGCATGCCATTTACCTTTTTTATGTCTAATGATGCATTTTACTTTGGGGTATTACCTATCCTAACAAAGGCTGCTGCAACTTACGGAATTAGTGCCGCTGAAATGGGGCGTGCTTCCTTACTCGGGCAACCCGTTCATTTATTAAGCCCACTCGTTGCTTCAACGTATTTATTAGTTGGTATGGCAAAAGTTGATTTTGGTGAACATCAACGTTTTACATTATTATGGGCAGTTGGTACGACAATGGTCATGTTAGTTGTTGCCATCATTACAGGTGTCATTCCAATAAGTTTTTGA
- a CDS encoding alpha/beta fold hydrolase: MGKELFVTIESAFSLQGTLTIPEHYAATYPAILLISGTGKGDRDGNTRGFQLNLYKELAEYFTCLGFAVLRYDKRGTHKSKGDYYKAGVTEFIDDAVACVRFLKEHPYIDPKRIIIAGHSEGALLAPAVSVRESVAGLLLLAGAAGPSKDLVPRQIEMAASELETASGFIGWLSKVCKLPHRMKQKNEALMNKVQYSQEPVIRIKGAKVNAKWLREQLQYNVVTYLEQVSCSVLAITGDNDIQVPPEHAKLIAAYVKGEAEWHIIPNMNHILRKYERKHTMIRLMKEYKRLMDKSIEEEVLHVMREWLEKHYLS; the protein is encoded by the coding sequence ATGGGGAAAGAATTGTTTGTGACGATTGAAAGTGCTTTTTCGCTTCAAGGAACATTAACAATTCCCGAACATTACGCTGCAACGTATCCAGCAATTTTATTAATCAGTGGTACTGGAAAAGGAGATCGTGACGGAAATACACGTGGTTTCCAATTAAACTTATATAAAGAATTAGCGGAGTATTTTACATGTTTAGGGTTTGCCGTGCTTCGTTATGATAAGCGAGGGACTCATAAAAGCAAGGGTGATTACTATAAAGCAGGAGTAACAGAGTTTATTGATGATGCTGTTGCGTGTGTCAGATTTTTAAAGGAGCATCCTTATATAGATCCAAAACGAATTATTATTGCTGGACATAGTGAAGGAGCTTTACTTGCACCAGCTGTATCTGTAAGAGAATCGGTTGCTGGATTATTGCTGCTTGCTGGCGCAGCAGGACCATCAAAAGACTTAGTTCCAAGACAGATAGAGATGGCGGCCTCAGAATTAGAAACAGCTTCAGGATTTATAGGTTGGTTATCTAAAGTATGTAAGCTTCCGCATCGTATGAAACAGAAAAATGAAGCGCTTATGAACAAAGTACAGTATTCACAGGAGCCTGTTATACGAATAAAAGGTGCAAAAGTGAATGCAAAATGGTTACGAGAACAGTTACAATATAATGTAGTTACGTATTTAGAGCAAGTATCTTGTTCTGTTTTAGCGATTACTGGAGACAACGATATACAAGTGCCACCTGAACATGCTAAACTAATTGCCGCATACGTAAAAGGCGAAGCTGAATGGCACATTATCCCAAACATGAACCATATCTTGAGAAAGTATGAACGTAAGCATACAATGATTCGATTAATGAAGGAATATAAGAGGCTTATGGATAAATCTATTGAAGAAGAGGTGTTACATGTGATGAGGGAATGGTTAGAAAAACATTATCTTTCATAG
- a CDS encoding helix-turn-helix domain-containing protein, with protein sequence MKENKMELLLHPIRFQLIQEFMGGEKLTAKHLAEKLPHIPQATLYRHLDKLMSSQILLVVEETQIRGTIEKLYALNGSMARMSQNDIKDLTKEEHMQYFMMFITGLTAKFKDYLQQDEIDFEKDGTGYTQANLYMSDEEFLAFVKELNEIFIKAYERKPSPERKRRTISTIIIPEKG encoded by the coding sequence ATGAAAGAAAATAAAATGGAGTTATTACTTCATCCAATCCGATTTCAATTAATTCAAGAATTCATGGGTGGTGAGAAGCTAACCGCAAAACATCTTGCAGAAAAATTGCCTCATATTCCACAGGCGACATTATATCGGCATTTAGATAAATTAATGAGTTCGCAAATTTTATTAGTTGTAGAGGAAACACAAATTCGTGGCACGATTGAAAAATTGTACGCTTTAAATGGAAGCATGGCTCGCATGTCACAAAATGATATAAAGGATTTGACGAAAGAAGAGCATATGCAATATTTTATGATGTTTATTACTGGGCTTACAGCTAAGTTTAAAGACTATTTACAGCAAGATGAAATTGATTTTGAAAAAGATGGAACGGGATATACACAGGCGAACTTGTATATGAGCGATGAGGAGTTTTTAGCGTTCGTTAAGGAACTTAACGAGATTTTTATAAAGGCATATGAACGTAAGCCATCACCAGAAAGAAAACGCAGAACGATTTCAACGATTATCATTCCTGAAAAAGGATGA